The Halalkalicoccus tibetensis genome contains the following window.
AGCGGCTCCGATAAAGGGGTATGCACGCCGGCCGTATCGCTTTCGAATCGCTGGGTGGTTTCCAATGAGCCTCACGACACGGGTCGGCTCCGATCGCCAGCTCGCGCGGCTGCTCCAGATCGGCATCGTCCTCGAGGAAGTCGTCGAGGCACGCGCCTATCACCACCACCAGTCGCTTTCCACCGAGGAGAAAGCGGAGCTCGACGAGGAGATCGAGCACCTGCTCGAACACGCCGCCGAGGAGTCCGCCGAGCACCGCGAACGTCTCGAGGGGCTGATCGAGGAGCTCGACGCCGACAGCGTCGCCTTCGAGGAGATCGAGACCCTCGTCGAGGGCCAGTACGGCCAGACCAAACCCGACGATTTCGATGGGATCCTCTACGACCAGCTTCACAGCGAGGAGACCGCCTACAAGTTCTACGACGACCTCATCGAAGCGATCGAGGGCAGCGACGCCGAGTTCGGTATCGAACGCGGGCGGCTCCTGGAGACGCTCCGGTCGATCCGCGCCGAGGAGGAGGAGGGTGCCCGCGAGGTCACCGAGATCATGGAGGGACGCGAATGACAGCATTCACAGCAACGCTGTTCGCTGCTCGCGGCGACCACGCGGGGTGGTCGCTGTGAACACAGCCGATCAGTATCTCAAGACGATCTACGTCGTACAGCACGTGGAGAACGGACCCGCAGCGACCGGCGCGCTCGCCGACCGACTCGAGGTCAGCCCCGCGAGCGTCAACGAGATGATCGGCAAGCTCGAGGAGCGCGGGCTCGTCGACCACGAGAAGTACAAGGGCGCCTCGCTCACCGACGA
Protein-coding sequences here:
- a CDS encoding ferritin-like domain-containing protein; its protein translation is MSLTTRVGSDRQLARLLQIGIVLEEVVEARAYHHHQSLSTEEKAELDEEIEHLLEHAAEESAEHRERLEGLIEELDADSVAFEEIETLVEGQYGQTKPDDFDGILYDQLHSEETAYKFYDDLIEAIEGSDAEFGIERGRLLETLRSIRAEEEEGAREVTEIMEGRE